Part of the Candidatus Binatus sp. genome is shown below.
TCCCGTCATCTTGAGCCGAAGCCCTGAGCGAAGTCGAACGGGCAGGCTGCCGCAGTCGAAAGATCATCGAGACTCCTTCTCTGGCGCGCGATCCGGCACCCTCACCCGCCGATCCCTCCCTTCGTTCGGTTTCGGCGACCTCTCCCGCAACCAAGCGGGCGAGGGAAAGAGAGGATCAGGGATTGTTCGCCCGCGCAGCCTTCGCCTTAGAATGACAAAAATCGTCGGATCGCCGCTACTAAAAATTCACAAACTCTGACCTGGATAGAGGCCGAATCGGATCGATATCGATGCGGTGCAACTACAGCAGAATCGACGGCAGGAACGGAGCCTTCGGTTCGTTGTAAAGCCCGACGCTCATCAGCGTCATCTGCTGCGTCAGGCGCAGCCCCTTGCTGAAGCACCATCGGAGCAACTCACCGTTGCGCGACGGCACCAGAACGCCCGGACCGCCGAACGAACGCGCCGCCGCGATCAGCGCCTTCAATTCGTGGTTCGATTCGCCGACGGCGTGACCGCCGATGCCGAGCATCGTGGCGTATCCCGTGATGCGCCCGAGATGCTCGACGACGGTCGCAGAGCCGTAGCCGATTGCCGCGAGCAGTTCGCCGCCGCGATCGAAGCCGTGCACGTCGAAGCAGAGCCGATTGCACGCGCCGACGTCGTCCCTGGTCGCGGCTCGTACTCGATAGCCAGCGAACGATTCCGCGAGCGCGTCGCCCTGCATCACGGAGAGCGGCTCGCGGATTTCGAAGCCGAGTTTCGCGTACAGGCTGAGCGATCGGTTGTGATAGGCGGTCTGCACCAGCCTGACACCCGGCCGCCGCTCGGCCGCGACTTTGGCGAGCATGTGTTCCATCATCTGGCGGCCGGCGCCGCTGTTCTGAACTTCGGGATCGACGCTGATTGGACCGATGCCCGCGATCGATGCGCGTTCGTCCATGAAATTGCTGCCGAGCACGCGAGCGCCCGCCTCGGCGACGATTCCATAGATGCGCGGGCTCGCAACCATCGCGGAGACGACGCCGACGGCATCCTCGACGGATGGAAAATCGGGCGGGAAGTTGTGCTGATCGGCGATCGATTTGAATGCCAGGTAAGCGATCTTCCCGCAGATGGTCACGTCGTTTTGCGTCGCGGGACGAATCTGTACTTTCATGCGAGGCTCCTTCGACGCCGCAAAAATCTGCTACGCGGATGCCTTCTCCGTGCGCAGCATCTCGGCGTGGCGGCGCTCGGCTTCCGGACGCACGCCGGCGATCACTTCGACCATCTCGTTGTGCACGCGTCCGTTGGTCGCGAGGATGTTGGCGCCGTTCAGATCCAGCGCGCTGCTGTCCATGTTGCTCACGCGTCCGCGCGCCTCCTCGACGATCAGCGCTCCGGCGGCGACGTCCCACGCCTTGAGGCCGAATTCCCAGAAACCGTCGATGCGCCCCGCCGCGACGTAAACCAGATCGAGCGCGGCGGAGCCGGTCCGCCTGACGCCCTGCACGCGGGTCATGAACTCCTCCCAGAAGCTCAGATAGAACCGCCGCCGCTCGCGCCGATCGTACGGGAAGCCGGTGCATAGCAGCGACGCGCCGAGGCTCGGCGTGGTGCTGACGCGAATCGGCTTGCCGTTGAGCTGCGCACCCTTGCCGCGCTGCGCAACGAAGCACTCTTTTTTGAGCGCGTCGAACACCACGCCGAATTGCACGCGTCCGCGCAGTTCGTAGGCGATCGATACGCAGAATTGCGGATAGCCGTGCGCGAAGTTGGTGGTGCCGTCGAGCGGATCGACGATCCAGCGATGGTCGCTCCGATGCGTACTGGCGCCGCTTTCCTCGGCCAGGATCGCGTGGGTCGGAAAGCTGCGATGAATGATCTCGATCACGGCGGCTTCGGCTTCGCGATCGGCCTCGGTCACCAGGTCGATCGAGCTCGACTTGCGATTGACGGTGATTCGGCTGAGCCGCTTGAGATGGATTTTGCCCGCCGCGCGCGCGGCGCGCATTGCAACCTGCTCGATATCGTTCTTCACGGTCAGAAAACGATATGCCAGAGCGGTGGGAGCGTCCAGCGAGAGCCGGCACATCTATCCGCAAGCGACGGCGATCGCGATGTGCTTGCTGTCGTTACAACGTGGAGCGCACCAGGCGCGCGCCTTCAACCATCGCTTTAAGTTTTCCGAATGCGCGCTCGCGCGGCAGATACTTCATCCCGCAATCGGGTGCGATCACCAGCCGCTCGGGCGCCACGAACTTGAGCGCTTTCTCGATTCGGCCGGCGACCGTCTCCGGCGTTTCGATCTGGAGGTCCTTGAGATCGATCACGCCGAGGATGATGGTTTTCGATGGCAGGTCTTTGAGAACTGCGAGATCGATTTTCGGTTGCGCGGTTTCAATCGAGATCTGCTGCACGATGCTGCCTTCGAGTTCGCTCAGGAACGAATAGGCCGATGGCTTCGCGGGCATCACGTGCGCGTAGCCGAAACACATGTGAAGCGCGGTCGTTCCGCGGACGCCTTCGAGCGCGCGATTCACGACGCTGACGCCGTATTGCTTCGCCTGCTCGGCGCGCGCTTCCATCCACGGCTCGTCGATCTGGACGACGTCGGCGCCGGCCGCGAACAAATCCTTGATCTCCTCGTTGACCGCGAGCGCGAGGTCCATCGCGAGTTGTTCCCGGTCGGGATAGAACTGGTTGTCGTTCTGATGCGCCATCGTGAACGGGCCGGGCAGCGTGATTTTTATTTTTCGCGCGGTGTGCGCGCGAAGAAATTTGAGATCGCGTACCTCGACCGGGCCCGGACGCCGGATTCGTCCCGTCACGAGCGGCACCGGGAACGTCATGCTGCCGAGGCGTCCCGCGCCTTTGCCCGCGCGAGTGGTATCGATGCCGTCCAGCGAGTTGGCGAAGCGGTTCGAGTAACTCTCGCGGCGCATCTCGCCGTCGGTGACGATATCGATTCCGGCGGCTTCCATC
Proteins encoded:
- a CDS encoding cobalamin-independent methionine synthase II family protein — encoded protein: MDTILMPTTVVGSYPQPDWLINRESLGKQVPRMRAPELWRIAEPWLEQAQDDATIVAIHEMEAAGIDIVTDGEMRRESYSNRFANSLDGIDTTRAGKGAGRLGSMTFPVPLVTGRIRRPGPVEVRDLKFLRAHTARKIKITLPGPFTMAHQNDNQFYPDREQLAMDLALAVNEEIKDLFAAGADVVQIDEPWMEARAEQAKQYGVSVVNRALEGVRGTTALHMCFGYAHVMPAKPSAYSFLSELEGSIVQQISIETAQPKIDLAVLKDLPSKTIILGVIDLKDLQIETPETVAGRIEKALKFVAPERLVIAPDCGMKYLPRERAFGKLKAMVEGARLVRSTL
- a CDS encoding inositol monophosphatase family protein codes for the protein MKNDIEQVAMRAARAAGKIHLKRLSRITVNRKSSSIDLVTEADREAEAAVIEIIHRSFPTHAILAEESGASTHRSDHRWIVDPLDGTTNFAHGYPQFCVSIAYELRGRVQFGVVFDALKKECFVAQRGKGAQLNGKPIRVSTTPSLGASLLCTGFPYDRRERRRFYLSFWEEFMTRVQGVRRTGSAALDLVYVAAGRIDGFWEFGLKAWDVAAGALIVEEARGRVSNMDSSALDLNGANILATNGRVHNEMVEVIAGVRPEAERRHAEMLRTEKASA
- a CDS encoding GNAT family N-acetyltransferase; this translates as MKVQIRPATQNDVTICGKIAYLAFKSIADQHNFPPDFPSVEDAVGVVSAMVASPRIYGIVAEAGARVLGSNFMDERASIAGIGPISVDPEVQNSGAGRQMMEHMLAKVAAERRPGVRLVQTAYHNRSLSLYAKLGFEIREPLSVMQGDALAESFAGYRVRAATRDDVGACNRLCFDVHGFDRGGELLAAIGYGSATVVEHLGRITGYATMLGIGGHAVGESNHELKALIAAARSFGGPGVLVPSRNGELLRWCFSKGLRLTQQMTLMSVGLYNEPKAPFLPSILL